The Corynebacterium coyleae genome segment CCAATCGGTAGCCCTCTATCTAGAAGATCTGCCCGAAGCCGTCCGTAAATCGATGCACATTCCTCATCGACTCCCAATATGCGTCTACCGTGTAGCAGTACCCTGTACGTCCGGTGCAGGATCTCTGGATTTACCGACCGCTGAATACCCGCTTCAATCTCACCGAGAACAACAGTAGAGAGCCATAGCTTTGAGCTCGCACATTCAGTTACTCGTTGGACAACCCGGGGTTGAGTTCCCCGTTCAATGTCGATCCAGACATTCGTGTCAAGAAGATATCCCATCGAATCGTTCATCCTCCGTGATCAGGGGAATGATCGAGGTTCGGCACTTCGTCGAGTGGGAGGTCTTCAATTTCCTCAATTAGTCCCTGCTCGAGGTTGTGTTCCTTCTGGAATTCACGAAGCCTGGCGACGACAAGTCCGAAATCCTCTTCCTCCGGCCTCAGAAGAAGCCCTTCCGGCACGGCTTCAATGGACACAGCCCCAGATGCAATGCGTAGTGCTGCAGGGATTCGCACTGCCTGGCTGTTCCCAGATTTAAAAACAGTCGTACGGATCGGACCGCTCACATTCGGTTCCTCTCGAATAGGTTCTGCCATGACACCCTCCACAGATCGATGTATATCCGCAACGATATACAGATTCGCGGTGTCCAGCAAGACCCTCTT includes the following:
- a CDS encoding antitoxin is translated as MAEPIREEPNVSGPIRTTVFKSGNSQAVRIPAALRIASGAVSIEAVPEGLLLRPEEEDFGLVVARLREFQKEHNLEQGLIEEIEDLPLDEVPNLDHSPDHGG
- a CDS encoding type II toxin-antitoxin system VapC family toxin, with the translated sequence MNDSMGYLLDTNVWIDIERGTQPRVVQRVTECASSKLWLSTVVLGEIEAGIQRSVNPEILHRTYRVLLHGRRILGVDEECASIYGRLRADLLDRGLPIGANDLWIAAQAIRQDLVLVTANEKEFSRVGGLKIENWR